A single window of Stomatohabitans albus DNA harbors:
- a CDS encoding L-lactate permease has translation MFQQALDPVAGSPTVSALVACLPLLTMFITLGVLRWKAHYAGLTSVAVAILVAIIGFKMPVTLALHSTLNGAAFGLYPIAWIVVTAIFMYMITVKSGRFNDLRATFNLLSDDLRIQAILIAFCFGGLLEALAGYGAPIAITGAMLMALGFSPVRAALAVLLANTAPVAFGAVAIPIDTAAQVTQMDPRLVSSVAASQTFLLAIFVPLLLVLMVDGFKGVRQTFPVALPIGIAFAFASYFTAQSAVYQLTNVFASLAGLLTAIIILRFWQPPEADRVKEQLAAELERARESGLAAAVQEDETPDASELTPARIWMAVVPYILVIFIFGAAKLVGPLKAAIDSTTISFDWPGLAGQILRPDGSPYPVTFKLDLIANPGGQLLLTGILVAIIYRMSVADTVKTFTETLYNMRFAILTMASVLALAFVMNASGQTLSIGNWIAGVGAAFAFLGPVLGWLGVFVTGSDTSSNALFCALQKEAAMQAGLDQLVMVAGNTAGGVVGKMISPQNLAIATTAVGLSGQESLLLRKVVWWSIGLLLFTCIVIGLQATGFLDFSIPAHPYV, from the coding sequence GTGTTCCAACAAGCATTGGATCCTGTTGCTGGCAGTCCAACTGTTTCAGCTTTAGTGGCGTGTTTGCCGCTGTTAACCATGTTTATAACCCTCGGGGTGTTGCGCTGGAAAGCGCACTATGCCGGTTTAACGAGTGTCGCCGTCGCCATTTTGGTTGCCATTATCGGTTTCAAGATGCCAGTGACGTTAGCCCTTCACTCCACATTAAACGGTGCTGCTTTCGGTTTATATCCCATTGCCTGGATCGTCGTCACGGCCATCTTCATGTACATGATTACCGTGAAGAGCGGCCGCTTTAACGACTTACGGGCAACGTTTAATTTACTGAGTGACGACCTCCGTATTCAAGCCATCCTTATTGCATTCTGCTTTGGTGGTCTACTGGAGGCGCTGGCTGGTTATGGTGCTCCTATTGCCATCACCGGGGCCATGTTGATGGCACTGGGCTTTAGTCCCGTCCGCGCGGCATTGGCAGTGCTCTTGGCCAATACCGCTCCCGTGGCCTTTGGCGCGGTTGCTATTCCTATCGATACGGCAGCACAAGTTACTCAAATGGACCCGCGGTTGGTGAGTTCAGTTGCCGCATCCCAGACATTCCTATTAGCCATTTTTGTCCCGCTCTTGCTGGTCCTGATGGTGGATGGATTCAAGGGTGTGCGCCAGACCTTCCCGGTTGCTTTGCCAATCGGTATCGCCTTCGCGTTTGCGTCCTATTTCACCGCCCAATCAGCGGTTTATCAGTTGACGAACGTCTTTGCGTCCTTGGCTGGTTTGCTGACCGCCATCATTATCCTCCGTTTCTGGCAACCACCAGAAGCCGACCGCGTAAAGGAGCAACTTGCGGCTGAATTGGAACGGGCGCGTGAGAGTGGTCTTGCCGCCGCCGTTCAAGAAGATGAAACGCCTGACGCGAGTGAGCTGACTCCTGCCCGTATTTGGATGGCGGTTGTCCCCTACATCCTTGTTATCTTCATCTTCGGTGCTGCGAAGCTTGTAGGCCCGCTGAAGGCAGCGATTGATTCAACCACCATTAGTTTTGACTGGCCTGGCCTTGCTGGGCAGATCCTTCGTCCTGATGGTTCGCCCTATCCTGTGACATTCAAGCTCGACTTGATTGCCAATCCTGGTGGACAGCTATTGTTGACAGGCATTCTTGTCGCCATCATCTACCGCATGAGCGTGGCTGATACGGTTAAAACATTTACGGAAACGCTCTACAACATGCGGTTTGCGATTCTGACGATGGCGAGCGTGCTGGCCCTAGCCTTCGTGATGAATGCAAGTGGGCAAACCCTGTCCATTGGTAACTGGATTGCAGGTGTGGGTGCCGCCTTTGCCTTCCTCGGTCCTGTCCTTGGTTGGCTCGGTGTGTTCGTGACTGGTTCAGATACATCTTCAAATGCGCTCTTCTGTGCCTTACAGAAAGAAGCTGCGATGCAGGCGGGTCTTGACCAGCTCGTCATGGTGGCCGGTAACACGGCTGGTGGTGTGGTCGGCAAGATGATCAGTCCACAGAACCTAGCGATTGCAACAACGGCAGTTGGTCTTTCTGGCCAAGAGAGTTTGTTGCTCCGCAAAGTGGTGTGGTGGTCCATTGGCCTCCTGTTGTTCACATGTATCGTCATTGGCCTCCAGGCCACTGGTTTCTTGGACTTCAGTATTCCCGCCCATCCCTACGTCTAA
- a CDS encoding FadR/GntR family transcriptional regulator: MLKNIGQSAREIVVEYIEQGILSGELRPGQKVMSERELAAHLGVCRGAVREGVARLEGMGLVQFSRGVKGGTTIRRDGGLQLAHLFRLHLSLHGADKSDVMEVRIALERATAAFAANAVTTELIEDLTELVDAMGKQTDRAAFDDLDTRFHHRIANHGDNGLLFDLTRAIRTTVADPIRKATDRIEDWNAYQVLLTEEHRGIMQAIASGDPTQAADVMERHIRHAWEILPHDLGQHCGQSSDTTEEPDEDHHEDLGNQAA; the protein is encoded by the coding sequence TTGCTAAAGAACATTGGCCAGAGCGCTCGCGAAATTGTTGTCGAATATATCGAACAAGGCATCCTTTCTGGCGAGCTGAGACCTGGTCAAAAAGTGATGAGTGAGCGTGAACTGGCTGCTCATCTCGGGGTTTGCCGTGGTGCGGTACGTGAAGGCGTGGCCCGTCTTGAAGGTATGGGGCTTGTGCAATTTAGTCGCGGTGTAAAGGGTGGTACCACAATCCGCCGCGATGGGGGGCTGCAACTAGCCCATCTATTTCGCCTCCATCTGTCGCTTCATGGTGCGGACAAAAGTGATGTCATGGAGGTCCGAATTGCCCTAGAGCGCGCGACGGCTGCCTTTGCCGCTAATGCGGTCACTACTGAGCTCATCGAGGATCTCACCGAACTCGTTGATGCGATGGGTAAACAAACCGATCGAGCCGCCTTTGATGACCTTGACACGAGATTCCATCACCGGATTGCAAATCATGGTGATAACGGGCTGCTCTTTGATCTCACCCGAGCGATTCGCACAACCGTCGCTGACCCGATTCGTAAAGCTACTGATCGCATCGAAGACTGGAATGCCTACCAGGTGCTATTGACTGAAGAACATCGTGGCATCATGCAGGCAATCGCATCGGGTGATCCAACCCAAGCCGCCGACGTCATGGAGCGCCATATCCGTCATGCGTGGGAGATTTTGCCCCATGATCTTGGTCAGCATTGTGGCCAGTCCAGTGACACAACAGAAGAACCTGATGAGGACCATCACGAGGACCTAGGCAATCAAGCCGCCTAA